In Gasterosteus aculeatus chromosome 15, fGasAcu3.hap1.1, whole genome shotgun sequence, a single genomic region encodes these proteins:
- the nek9 gene encoding serine/threonine-protein kinase Nek9 isoform X2: MSLADDERHFDSLNSDVFGGSVVSERSTASSAYNGEEEKLHYIPIRVLGRGAFGEATLYRRTEDNSLVVWKEVELKSLSEKESRDVMNEISILSILEHNNIIAYLNHFVDKNTLLIELEYCNGGNLYDKINRQEGKLFSEEVVIWYLYQIASAVSYIHKAGILHRDIKTQNIFLTKTDLIKLGDYGLAKKLHSEFSMAETCVGTPYYMSPELCQGAKYNFKSDIWAMGCVIFEVLALTRTFDATNPLNLCVKIVQGNWTMEVNSDVYSSELIKLVYECLDPDPAKRPTTNQILDQPLVSCCRQQLEERVALLNLAMKKPKLSTVTDTSVAVVTTRSREVYFWGGGKFTPQKMDMFKGGSSAQHVCAGESHFAVVTVEKELYTWANVQGGAKMVGQLGQGDQASYRQPKKVDKLQGKAFRQVACGADFTACVTDEDQMYMFGSDYYGCIGVEGEFGNEVLKPVLLEFFEERPVRQVSCGDHHVAVLTQSGDIYSWGCGEYGRLGLECEDDFSSPMQVEIPQGATISSVSCASDGTFFLTETGKVLACGNNEFNKLGLNQGISGLKKHHEQDYQGIPYITTLTLVKQLARFTIQVIAPGKSHTAAIDDHGRLITFGCNKYGQLGVKDFKKHQGVQLLVGPFGGKKVTKVSCGDGFTIAATLDNHIFAWGNAGNGRLGMPADKGFGSEVCPAMPRPIFGSLHHVPDLSCRGWHTIIIMEKVLTSKTIRSNSSGLSVGSGLGQEASTSTVDLDIEPGSETDGRDRGLGGTLEDNTEQCLMKTPAMSLTSQTGDSSCPLWLRNELENAEVIPMPEDSEGSVPDQLSSISESVTLPYEELKELTAAAHLSNFTGLMFTGCDEVKGLEEADVCKKGQTGACCNASDEVMQLRETVANQDLRILRLESQVNEQQNENERLWAAIGRSAQREARCDNNGNQPSDARMPGDGGERGAALTIQGARPSGASV; encoded by the exons ATGTCCCTCGCGGACGATGAGAGGCATTTCGACTCGCTGAACTCGGACGTGTTCGGCGGGTCGGTGGTCAGCGAGCGATCGACGGCGTCGAGCGCGTACAATGGCGAAGAGGAGAAGCTGCATTACATTCCTATCCGGGTCCTCGGCAGGGGGGCGTTCGGCGAAGCGACTCTGTACCGGAGGACGGAG GACAACTCCCTGGTGGTGTGGAAAGAGGTGGAGCTGAAATCCCTCTCCGAAAAGGAGAGCAGAGATGTCATGAATGAAATAAGCATCCTGTCCATCCTGGAGCACAACAACATCATCGCCTACTTGAATCACTTCGTGGATAAAAACACTTTGCTCATTGAATTGGAGTATTGTAATG GAGGAAATCTGTATGATAAAATCAACCGCCAGGAGGGGAAGCTTTTCAGTGAAGAG GTGGTCATCTGGTACCTGTACCAGATTGCCTCAGCTGTGTCCTACATTCACAAGGCTGGGATCCTTCACAG AGATATCAAAACTCAGAACATTTTTTTGACCAAGACAGACCTCATCAAGCTCGGTGACTATGGCCTTGCAAAGAAGCTGCACTCTGAGTTTTCAATGGCAGAGACT TGTGTGGGAACTCCATATTACATGTCACCTGAATTGTGCCAAGGAGCAAAGTACAACTTCAAATCGGACATCTGGGCCATGGGTTGTGTCATTTTTGAAGTCCTTGCTCTTACAAGGACATTCGATGCAACG AACCCTCTGAACCTCTGTGTGAAAATAGTCCAGGGGAACTGGACCATGGAAGTGAACTCTGATGTGTATTCATCCGAATTGATCAAACTGGTGTACGAGTGCCTCGATCCA GATCCCGCCAAGAGGCCCACGACCAACCAGATCCTGGACCAGCCACTCGTCTCCTGCTGTAGACA GCAGCTCGAAGAACGAGTTGCCCTCCTGAATTTAGCAATGAAAAAACCCAA GCTCAGTACAGTGACTGACACCTCTGTTGCCGTGGTGACCACACGCTCAAGGGAGGTGTACTTCTGGGGCGGAGGGAAGTTCACGCCCCAGAAAATGGACATGTTTAAAGGCGGTAGCAGTGCGCAACACGTGTGTGCGGGCGAGAGTCACTTTGCAGTAGTGACCGTGGAAAAGGAGCTGTACACCTGGGCG AACGTCCAAGGAGGAGCCAAGATGGTGGGCCAGCTGGGTCAGGGAGATCAGGCCTCGTACCGGCAGCCCAAGAAGGTGGACAAGCTCCAGGGGAAGGCCTTCCGACAGGTGGCCTGCGGGGCCGACTTCACCGCGTGCGTCACCG ATGAGGACCAGATGTACATGTTCGGGTCGGACTATTACGGCTGCATCGGCGTGGAGGGAGAGTTCGGCAATGAGGTTCTGAAACCAGTGCTTTTGGAGTTTTTTGAGGAGCGGCCTGTCCGGCAGGTGTCCTGTGGGGACCACCACGTGGCCGTCCTGACTCAGAGCGGGGACATCTACTCCTGGGGCTGCGGAGAGTATG GGCGTCTCGGCCTGGAATGTGAGGATGACTTTTCTTCCCCGATGCAA GTGGAGATCCCTCAAGGCGCCACCATCTCCTCTGTGTCGTGTGCCAGCGACGGGACCTTCTTTTTAACCGAGACCGGCAAAGTCTTAGCATGTGGAAACAATGAATTCAACAAGCTTGGTCTGAACCAGGGAATTTCTGGTCTAAAAAAGCACCATGAG CAGGATTATCAGGGGATCCCGTACATCACTACACTGACATTGGTAAAGCAGCTGGCGAGGTTCACGATTCAGGTCATCGCCCCAGGGAAGAGCCACACAGCTGCCATCGATG ATCACGGCCGTCTGATCACCTTCGGCTGCAACAAGTACGGACAGCTGGGTGTGAAGGACTTTAAGAAACACCAGGGGGTCCAACTCCTTGTTGGACCCTTTGGAGGGAAGAAAGTGACCAAAGTGTCTTGTGGGGATGGCTTCACCATTGCAGCCACTCTGG ATAATCACATATTTGCGTGGGGAAACGCAGGAAACGGTCGACTTGGGATGCCGGCTGATAAGGGATTTGGTTCAGAGGTGTGCCCTGCCATGCCGAGGCCTATTTTCGGTTCCCTGCACCATGTACCGGACCTCTCTTGCCGTGGTTGGCACACCATTATCATTATGG AGAAGGTGCTCACCTCCAAGACCATTCGCTCTAACAGCAGTGGACTGTCAGTCGGTAGTG GACTGGGCCAAGAGGCATCTACGTCTACAGTGGATCTGGACATAGAACCTGGTTCAGAGACGGATGGCCGTGACCGGGGTCTTGGTGGTACACTGGAGGATAATACGGAGCAGTGCCTGATGAAGACTCCGGCGATGTCGCTGACAAGTCAGACCGGGGACAGCTCCTGCCCTCTCTGGCTTAGAAAC GAGCTTGAGAATGCCGAGGTCATCCCGATGCCGGAGGACTCTGAGGGATCCGTTCCGGACCAGCTCTCTTCGATCTCCGAGAGCGTCACTCTGCCTTATGAGGAGTTGAAAGAGCTGACGGCTGCTGCTCATCTGTCG AATTTCACAGGGCTGATGTTCACGGGCTGTGATGAAGTCAAGGGACTGGAGGAGGCTGACGTCTGCAAAAAAGGGCAAACTGGCGCATGCTGCAATGCGAGTGACGAGGTCATGCAG cTGCGAGAGACGGTCGCTAATCAAGACTTGAGGATCCTGAGGCTCGAAAGTCAG GTCAATGAGCAGCAGAACGAGAACGAAAGGCTCTGGGCAGCGATCGGTCGCTCAGCGCAAAGGGAAGCGCGATGCGACAACAACGGAAACCAACCCTCTGATGCCCGAATGCCCGGcgatggaggagaaagaggagccgCATTAACCATCCAAGGGGCCCGACCCTCAGGGGCCAGTGTATGA
- the nek9 gene encoding serine/threonine-protein kinase Nek9 isoform X1 yields the protein MSLADDERHFDSLNSDVFGGSVVSERSTASSAYNGEEEKLHYIPIRVLGRGAFGEATLYRRTEDNSLVVWKEVELKSLSEKESRDVMNEISILSILEHNNIIAYLNHFVDKNTLLIELEYCNGGNLYDKINRQEGKLFSEEVVIWYLYQIASAVSYIHKAGILHRDIKTQNIFLTKTDLIKLGDYGLAKKLHSEFSMAETCVGTPYYMSPELCQGAKYNFKSDIWAMGCVIFEVLALTRTFDATNPLNLCVKIVQGNWTMEVNSDVYSSELIKLVYECLDPDPAKRPTTNQILDQPLVSCCRQQLEERVALLNLAMKKPKLSTVTDTSVAVVTTRSREVYFWGGGKFTPQKMDMFKGGSSAQHVCAGESHFAVVTVEKELYTWANVQGGAKMVGQLGQGDQASYRQPKKVDKLQGKAFRQVACGADFTACVTDEDQMYMFGSDYYGCIGVEGEFGNEVLKPVLLEFFEERPVRQVSCGDHHVAVLTQSGDIYSWGCGEYGRLGLECEDDFSSPMQVEIPQGATISSVSCASDGTFFLTETGKVLACGNNEFNKLGLNQGISGLKKHHEQDYQGIPYITTLTLVKQLARFTIQVIAPGKSHTAAIDDHGRLITFGCNKYGQLGVKDFKKHQGVQLLVGPFGGKKVTKVSCGDGFTIAATLDNHIFAWGNAGNGRLGMPADKGFGSEVCPAMPRPIFGSLHHVPDLSCRGWHTIIIMEKVLTSKTIRSNSSGLSVGSGLGQEASTSTVDLDIEPGSETDGRDRGLGGTLEDNTEQCLMKTPAMSLTSQTGDSSCPLWLRNELENAEVIPMPEDSEGSVPDQLSSISESVTLPYEELKELTAAAHLSVMPKIPVLSFFSRHELFTPNHCFQNFTGLMFTGCDEVKGLEEADVCKKGQTGACCNASDEVMQLRETVANQDLRILRLESQVNEQQNENERLWAAIGRSAQREARCDNNGNQPSDARMPGDGGERGAALTIQGARPSGASV from the exons ATGTCCCTCGCGGACGATGAGAGGCATTTCGACTCGCTGAACTCGGACGTGTTCGGCGGGTCGGTGGTCAGCGAGCGATCGACGGCGTCGAGCGCGTACAATGGCGAAGAGGAGAAGCTGCATTACATTCCTATCCGGGTCCTCGGCAGGGGGGCGTTCGGCGAAGCGACTCTGTACCGGAGGACGGAG GACAACTCCCTGGTGGTGTGGAAAGAGGTGGAGCTGAAATCCCTCTCCGAAAAGGAGAGCAGAGATGTCATGAATGAAATAAGCATCCTGTCCATCCTGGAGCACAACAACATCATCGCCTACTTGAATCACTTCGTGGATAAAAACACTTTGCTCATTGAATTGGAGTATTGTAATG GAGGAAATCTGTATGATAAAATCAACCGCCAGGAGGGGAAGCTTTTCAGTGAAGAG GTGGTCATCTGGTACCTGTACCAGATTGCCTCAGCTGTGTCCTACATTCACAAGGCTGGGATCCTTCACAG AGATATCAAAACTCAGAACATTTTTTTGACCAAGACAGACCTCATCAAGCTCGGTGACTATGGCCTTGCAAAGAAGCTGCACTCTGAGTTTTCAATGGCAGAGACT TGTGTGGGAACTCCATATTACATGTCACCTGAATTGTGCCAAGGAGCAAAGTACAACTTCAAATCGGACATCTGGGCCATGGGTTGTGTCATTTTTGAAGTCCTTGCTCTTACAAGGACATTCGATGCAACG AACCCTCTGAACCTCTGTGTGAAAATAGTCCAGGGGAACTGGACCATGGAAGTGAACTCTGATGTGTATTCATCCGAATTGATCAAACTGGTGTACGAGTGCCTCGATCCA GATCCCGCCAAGAGGCCCACGACCAACCAGATCCTGGACCAGCCACTCGTCTCCTGCTGTAGACA GCAGCTCGAAGAACGAGTTGCCCTCCTGAATTTAGCAATGAAAAAACCCAA GCTCAGTACAGTGACTGACACCTCTGTTGCCGTGGTGACCACACGCTCAAGGGAGGTGTACTTCTGGGGCGGAGGGAAGTTCACGCCCCAGAAAATGGACATGTTTAAAGGCGGTAGCAGTGCGCAACACGTGTGTGCGGGCGAGAGTCACTTTGCAGTAGTGACCGTGGAAAAGGAGCTGTACACCTGGGCG AACGTCCAAGGAGGAGCCAAGATGGTGGGCCAGCTGGGTCAGGGAGATCAGGCCTCGTACCGGCAGCCCAAGAAGGTGGACAAGCTCCAGGGGAAGGCCTTCCGACAGGTGGCCTGCGGGGCCGACTTCACCGCGTGCGTCACCG ATGAGGACCAGATGTACATGTTCGGGTCGGACTATTACGGCTGCATCGGCGTGGAGGGAGAGTTCGGCAATGAGGTTCTGAAACCAGTGCTTTTGGAGTTTTTTGAGGAGCGGCCTGTCCGGCAGGTGTCCTGTGGGGACCACCACGTGGCCGTCCTGACTCAGAGCGGGGACATCTACTCCTGGGGCTGCGGAGAGTATG GGCGTCTCGGCCTGGAATGTGAGGATGACTTTTCTTCCCCGATGCAA GTGGAGATCCCTCAAGGCGCCACCATCTCCTCTGTGTCGTGTGCCAGCGACGGGACCTTCTTTTTAACCGAGACCGGCAAAGTCTTAGCATGTGGAAACAATGAATTCAACAAGCTTGGTCTGAACCAGGGAATTTCTGGTCTAAAAAAGCACCATGAG CAGGATTATCAGGGGATCCCGTACATCACTACACTGACATTGGTAAAGCAGCTGGCGAGGTTCACGATTCAGGTCATCGCCCCAGGGAAGAGCCACACAGCTGCCATCGATG ATCACGGCCGTCTGATCACCTTCGGCTGCAACAAGTACGGACAGCTGGGTGTGAAGGACTTTAAGAAACACCAGGGGGTCCAACTCCTTGTTGGACCCTTTGGAGGGAAGAAAGTGACCAAAGTGTCTTGTGGGGATGGCTTCACCATTGCAGCCACTCTGG ATAATCACATATTTGCGTGGGGAAACGCAGGAAACGGTCGACTTGGGATGCCGGCTGATAAGGGATTTGGTTCAGAGGTGTGCCCTGCCATGCCGAGGCCTATTTTCGGTTCCCTGCACCATGTACCGGACCTCTCTTGCCGTGGTTGGCACACCATTATCATTATGG AGAAGGTGCTCACCTCCAAGACCATTCGCTCTAACAGCAGTGGACTGTCAGTCGGTAGTG GACTGGGCCAAGAGGCATCTACGTCTACAGTGGATCTGGACATAGAACCTGGTTCAGAGACGGATGGCCGTGACCGGGGTCTTGGTGGTACACTGGAGGATAATACGGAGCAGTGCCTGATGAAGACTCCGGCGATGTCGCTGACAAGTCAGACCGGGGACAGCTCCTGCCCTCTCTGGCTTAGAAAC GAGCTTGAGAATGCCGAGGTCATCCCGATGCCGGAGGACTCTGAGGGATCCGTTCCGGACCAGCTCTCTTCGATCTCCGAGAGCGTCACTCTGCCTTATGAGGAGTTGAAAGAGCTGACGGCTGCTGCTCATCTGTCGGTAATGCCCAAAATACCtgtcctgtcttttttttctaggCATGAGTTATTTACTCCAAATCACTGCTTTCAGAATTTCACAGGGCTGATGTTCACGGGCTGTGATGAAGTCAAGGGACTGGAGGAGGCTGACGTCTGCAAAAAAGGGCAAACTGGCGCATGCTGCAATGCGAGTGACGAGGTCATGCAG cTGCGAGAGACGGTCGCTAATCAAGACTTGAGGATCCTGAGGCTCGAAAGTCAG GTCAATGAGCAGCAGAACGAGAACGAAAGGCTCTGGGCAGCGATCGGTCGCTCAGCGCAAAGGGAAGCGCGATGCGACAACAACGGAAACCAACCCTCTGATGCCCGAATGCCCGGcgatggaggagaaagaggagccgCATTAACCATCCAAGGGGCCCGACCCTCAGGGGCCAGTGTATGA
- the nek9 gene encoding serine/threonine-protein kinase Nek9 isoform X5: MSLADDERHFDSLNSDVFGGSVVSERSTASSAYNGEEEKLHYIPIRVLGRGAFGEATLYRRTEDNSLVVWKEVELKSLSEKESRDVMNEISILSILEHNNIIAYLNHFVDKNTLLIELEYCNGGNLYDKINRQEGKLFSEEVVIWYLYQIASAVSYIHKAGILHRDIKTQNIFLTKTDLIKLGDYGLAKKLHSEFSMAETCVGTPYYMSPELCQGAKYNFKSDIWAMGCVIFEVLALTRTFDATNPLNLCVKIVQGNWTMEVNSDVYSSELIKLVYECLDPDPAKRPTTNQILDQPLVSCCRQQLEERVALLNLAMKKPKLSTVTDTSVAVVTTRSREVYFWGGGKFTPQKMDMFKGGSSAQHVCAGESHFAVVTVEKELYTWANVQGGAKMVGQLGQGDQASYRQPKKVDKLQGKAFRQVACGADFTACVTDEDQMYMFGSDYYGCIGVEGEFGNEVLKPVLLEFFEERPVRQVSCGDHHVAVLTQSGDIYSWGCGEYGRLGLECEDDFSSPMQVEIPQGATISSVSCASDGTFFLTETGKVLACGNNEFNKLGLNQGISGLKKHHEDYQGIPYITTLTLVKQLARFTIQVIAPGKSHTAAIDDHGRLITFGCNKYGQLGVKDFKKHQGVQLLVGPFGGKKVTKVSCGDGFTIAATLDNHIFAWGNAGNGRLGMPADKGFGSEVCPAMPRPIFGSLHHVPDLSCRGWHTIIIMEKVLTSKTIRSNSSGLSVGLGQEASTSTVDLDIEPGSETDGRDRGLGGTLEDNTEQCLMKTPAMSLTSQTGDSSCPLWLRNELENAEVIPMPEDSEGSVPDQLSSISESVTLPYEELKELTAAAHLSNFTGLMFTGCDEVKGLEEADVCKKGQTGACCNASDEVMQLRETVANQDLRILRLESQVNEQQNENERLWAAIGRSAQREARCDNNGNQPSDARMPGDGGERGAALTIQGARPSGASV, encoded by the exons ATGTCCCTCGCGGACGATGAGAGGCATTTCGACTCGCTGAACTCGGACGTGTTCGGCGGGTCGGTGGTCAGCGAGCGATCGACGGCGTCGAGCGCGTACAATGGCGAAGAGGAGAAGCTGCATTACATTCCTATCCGGGTCCTCGGCAGGGGGGCGTTCGGCGAAGCGACTCTGTACCGGAGGACGGAG GACAACTCCCTGGTGGTGTGGAAAGAGGTGGAGCTGAAATCCCTCTCCGAAAAGGAGAGCAGAGATGTCATGAATGAAATAAGCATCCTGTCCATCCTGGAGCACAACAACATCATCGCCTACTTGAATCACTTCGTGGATAAAAACACTTTGCTCATTGAATTGGAGTATTGTAATG GAGGAAATCTGTATGATAAAATCAACCGCCAGGAGGGGAAGCTTTTCAGTGAAGAG GTGGTCATCTGGTACCTGTACCAGATTGCCTCAGCTGTGTCCTACATTCACAAGGCTGGGATCCTTCACAG AGATATCAAAACTCAGAACATTTTTTTGACCAAGACAGACCTCATCAAGCTCGGTGACTATGGCCTTGCAAAGAAGCTGCACTCTGAGTTTTCAATGGCAGAGACT TGTGTGGGAACTCCATATTACATGTCACCTGAATTGTGCCAAGGAGCAAAGTACAACTTCAAATCGGACATCTGGGCCATGGGTTGTGTCATTTTTGAAGTCCTTGCTCTTACAAGGACATTCGATGCAACG AACCCTCTGAACCTCTGTGTGAAAATAGTCCAGGGGAACTGGACCATGGAAGTGAACTCTGATGTGTATTCATCCGAATTGATCAAACTGGTGTACGAGTGCCTCGATCCA GATCCCGCCAAGAGGCCCACGACCAACCAGATCCTGGACCAGCCACTCGTCTCCTGCTGTAGACA GCAGCTCGAAGAACGAGTTGCCCTCCTGAATTTAGCAATGAAAAAACCCAA GCTCAGTACAGTGACTGACACCTCTGTTGCCGTGGTGACCACACGCTCAAGGGAGGTGTACTTCTGGGGCGGAGGGAAGTTCACGCCCCAGAAAATGGACATGTTTAAAGGCGGTAGCAGTGCGCAACACGTGTGTGCGGGCGAGAGTCACTTTGCAGTAGTGACCGTGGAAAAGGAGCTGTACACCTGGGCG AACGTCCAAGGAGGAGCCAAGATGGTGGGCCAGCTGGGTCAGGGAGATCAGGCCTCGTACCGGCAGCCCAAGAAGGTGGACAAGCTCCAGGGGAAGGCCTTCCGACAGGTGGCCTGCGGGGCCGACTTCACCGCGTGCGTCACCG ATGAGGACCAGATGTACATGTTCGGGTCGGACTATTACGGCTGCATCGGCGTGGAGGGAGAGTTCGGCAATGAGGTTCTGAAACCAGTGCTTTTGGAGTTTTTTGAGGAGCGGCCTGTCCGGCAGGTGTCCTGTGGGGACCACCACGTGGCCGTCCTGACTCAGAGCGGGGACATCTACTCCTGGGGCTGCGGAGAGTATG GGCGTCTCGGCCTGGAATGTGAGGATGACTTTTCTTCCCCGATGCAA GTGGAGATCCCTCAAGGCGCCACCATCTCCTCTGTGTCGTGTGCCAGCGACGGGACCTTCTTTTTAACCGAGACCGGCAAAGTCTTAGCATGTGGAAACAATGAATTCAACAAGCTTGGTCTGAACCAGGGAATTTCTGGTCTAAAAAAGCACCATGAG GATTATCAGGGGATCCCGTACATCACTACACTGACATTGGTAAAGCAGCTGGCGAGGTTCACGATTCAGGTCATCGCCCCAGGGAAGAGCCACACAGCTGCCATCGATG ATCACGGCCGTCTGATCACCTTCGGCTGCAACAAGTACGGACAGCTGGGTGTGAAGGACTTTAAGAAACACCAGGGGGTCCAACTCCTTGTTGGACCCTTTGGAGGGAAGAAAGTGACCAAAGTGTCTTGTGGGGATGGCTTCACCATTGCAGCCACTCTGG ATAATCACATATTTGCGTGGGGAAACGCAGGAAACGGTCGACTTGGGATGCCGGCTGATAAGGGATTTGGTTCAGAGGTGTGCCCTGCCATGCCGAGGCCTATTTTCGGTTCCCTGCACCATGTACCGGACCTCTCTTGCCGTGGTTGGCACACCATTATCATTATGG AGAAGGTGCTCACCTCCAAGACCATTCGCTCTAACAGCAGTGGACTGTCAGTCG GACTGGGCCAAGAGGCATCTACGTCTACAGTGGATCTGGACATAGAACCTGGTTCAGAGACGGATGGCCGTGACCGGGGTCTTGGTGGTACACTGGAGGATAATACGGAGCAGTGCCTGATGAAGACTCCGGCGATGTCGCTGACAAGTCAGACCGGGGACAGCTCCTGCCCTCTCTGGCTTAGAAAC GAGCTTGAGAATGCCGAGGTCATCCCGATGCCGGAGGACTCTGAGGGATCCGTTCCGGACCAGCTCTCTTCGATCTCCGAGAGCGTCACTCTGCCTTATGAGGAGTTGAAAGAGCTGACGGCTGCTGCTCATCTGTCG AATTTCACAGGGCTGATGTTCACGGGCTGTGATGAAGTCAAGGGACTGGAGGAGGCTGACGTCTGCAAAAAAGGGCAAACTGGCGCATGCTGCAATGCGAGTGACGAGGTCATGCAG cTGCGAGAGACGGTCGCTAATCAAGACTTGAGGATCCTGAGGCTCGAAAGTCAG GTCAATGAGCAGCAGAACGAGAACGAAAGGCTCTGGGCAGCGATCGGTCGCTCAGCGCAAAGGGAAGCGCGATGCGACAACAACGGAAACCAACCCTCTGATGCCCGAATGCCCGGcgatggaggagaaagaggagccgCATTAACCATCCAAGGGGCCCGACCCTCAGGGGCCAGTGTATGA